The following coding sequences lie in one Tichowtungia aerotolerans genomic window:
- a CDS encoding DUF4340 domain-containing protein: MKQKFTTGMLFISAILLGAFIWFVERNSEDSRLQEVRTQKIFAAYPAEISWIHMEREGVTIECVRTAGIWRMTIPVDAPVNSAVVEKMIAGMANVERGELITAKTMKERSLTPADYGFEEPRAKITFRNNRGTFTWLIGRDAPLGDDLYVMASGNQNIISAPQTLLNLIPKDPAWIRDRTLFKNTAASVRGIDLRRTGGFIQLRQTEENRWIIQQPFTGSADYLQVHQLIDHAVAATIRDFILDEPTDLTVYGLEDPETELSLIDQNEHPQSLLIGKPLAEKPETRYAKWADSPSVFTVASDWATAFELDSSLLRSRQIVDAQLPRISKVSITSGDGQIDLLRTNNLWKIKRPTLWDAEPKSVQTLLETLTAGTVAEFIDAPTAAQTDKIKNPQWTVEITAGNRTRTLRIHRTDTKDQLIIQRDDESSFCITEKTLFKKQFADPLFFRSRTLLEINPPQIKSIELQKADKSFRVEKEEDRFITQDRTQSPAADTLSELTAQLIKLRTDEFVAFNPESLETYGLETPEAQLTVTLNSTNTLGQVILFGKPAEGGRYAMLRGQPVVFVLPKKTAEILTRELTQPVEEQPTENERP; encoded by the coding sequence ATGAAACAGAAATTTACCACAGGAATGCTGTTCATCAGCGCGATTCTGCTCGGCGCGTTTATCTGGTTTGTTGAACGCAACAGCGAAGATTCCAGACTGCAAGAAGTGCGCACCCAGAAAATCTTTGCAGCGTATCCGGCTGAAATCAGCTGGATCCACATGGAACGCGAAGGAGTGACGATTGAATGCGTTCGGACAGCCGGAATATGGCGCATGACCATCCCGGTTGATGCCCCGGTTAACAGTGCCGTAGTCGAAAAAATGATTGCAGGAATGGCCAACGTGGAACGCGGTGAACTGATTACCGCCAAAACGATGAAGGAGCGCAGTCTGACACCGGCAGATTACGGATTCGAAGAACCTCGTGCAAAAATCACGTTTCGCAACAACAGAGGTACGTTCACATGGCTGATCGGTCGCGATGCACCGCTCGGTGATGATTTGTATGTCATGGCGTCCGGCAACCAGAATATTATCTCTGCCCCTCAAACGCTGTTGAACCTGATCCCAAAAGATCCGGCATGGATCCGTGATCGCACTCTTTTCAAAAATACAGCGGCCTCTGTTCGGGGAATCGACCTTCGACGAACCGGCGGGTTTATCCAGCTGCGACAAACTGAAGAAAACAGATGGATCATCCAGCAGCCTTTTACCGGCAGTGCCGACTATCTGCAGGTGCACCAGCTAATTGATCATGCTGTTGCTGCAACCATTCGTGATTTCATTCTGGACGAACCGACCGATCTGACCGTTTACGGTCTGGAGGACCCCGAAACAGAGCTGTCACTGATCGACCAAAATGAGCATCCGCAGTCGCTGCTGATCGGCAAGCCGCTGGCAGAAAAGCCGGAGACACGCTATGCAAAATGGGCTGACAGCCCATCCGTTTTTACCGTGGCGTCAGACTGGGCTACCGCATTTGAGCTGGACAGTTCATTGCTGCGAAGCCGTCAAATCGTCGACGCACAACTGCCCCGCATCTCCAAAGTCAGCATTACATCAGGGGATGGCCAGATCGACCTGTTGCGCACAAACAACCTATGGAAGATAAAACGCCCGACCTTGTGGGATGCAGAACCCAAATCGGTTCAAACACTGCTGGAGACCCTGACCGCCGGAACCGTTGCAGAATTTATTGACGCCCCGACAGCCGCCCAAACTGATAAAATCAAGAATCCTCAGTGGACTGTTGAAATTACTGCCGGCAACCGAACCCGCACCCTGCGAATCCACCGCACCGACACCAAAGACCAGCTGATTATTCAGCGCGATGATGAATCATCTTTCTGCATCACAGAAAAGACCCTTTTCAAAAAACAGTTTGCAGATCCCCTGTTCTTCCGGAGCCGTACTCTTCTGGAAATCAATCCGCCTCAAATTAAAAGTATTGAACTGCAAAAAGCAGACAAAAGCTTCCGGGTGGAAAAAGAAGAAGATCGATTCATCACGCAGGACCGGACCCAAAGCCCGGCCGCAGACACTCTGTCTGAACTGACCGCGCAGCTGATTAAACTTCGTACCGATGAATTTGTTGCCTTCAACCCGGAGTCTCTGGAAACATACGGTCTGGAAACTCCGGAAGCCCAGCTGACCGTCACCCTGAACAGCACCAATACGTTAGGACAAGTGATACTCTTCGGAAAACCTGCTGAAGGCGGCCGCTATGCCATGCTTAGAGGCCAACCCGTTGTTTTTGTCCTCCCGAAAAAAACTGCGGAAATTTTAACCCGGGAATTAACACAGCCTGTTGAAGAACAACCTACAGAAAACGAACGGCCGTAA
- a CDS encoding AsmA-like C-terminal region-containing protein, with protein sequence MKNNLQKTNGRKARNRHILHVLRLAGFTSGLIILLALFHLLTIGIPAPLTRHITDQLQQKGILLHIDSITLSPRRGWVLHNLRLYSHSPDNLQPIIKTKKLYLNILPDRWTRLSETDWLISISGTNIRLSPEYQGRAILPNEHPLRIISQLQAHLSLSRKNLRIENAELLWGNTVFRTSGTMALPPPIQPLSNNTAESDQQPKPAIWTHAAEIIKTATAISFDSTPEINLQFEIPPEGFPRTSAQVSFFAFGLHWNDRAYEQIGGVLSLRNRKLSLDSLKIEGNDGASLSAFGRWDIPRRNALINLSNSLPAEDLIDLLPPAVADKLSQTGIRPFGKLEFDIIAGPAQPEKLLEQVNLHVHSMQITRDDLSLDQLRFDLTRNGQQLEVNNLAAIANGGPVSGNLDMDLGSGAWSASAEGRVSPTPIGKLLGGEAQEWIDRFDFTNHVPDISIELSQDKKGDHLYFTTAVSAQNFLCSGIPFDTMNTTMVYSNHTFSLSPLKATQDHRSIKGSVKLDFQKKLAYFNATSEFEPAVIAHIIAPSYPTVLTNFTFNGVVSCAGSGRIDFSGGTNHAAQGTIQAESVSAAGFTAKSFRSRVEARNSQLIFSSSSADLFGGQAEGTAVFDLQFNDHQAPYRLDIDATRLDLNQIARHVSTNDFSSTKGLVSATVNISADAAGGFWESATGYGEAEIEKGQLKDLPVLGGFSRLIRTTVPGFSLFSITTLYSKYKLQDGTFYTDNLELGGTLLSATAHGTYSPTEGLDFIVQAEPLRQIRTDKKWYMLHLWFADALKQGTAPLFRLLEFELKGPLNAPKWRLINLPKEVSQILQMPVKKSDTETDEPPVQTESP encoded by the coding sequence TTGAAGAACAACCTACAGAAAACGAACGGCCGTAAAGCACGAAACAGGCATATCCTGCACGTCCTCAGACTGGCTGGATTCACCTCCGGCCTGATTATCCTTTTGGCCCTGTTTCACCTGTTGACCATCGGCATCCCGGCCCCGCTGACCCGGCACATAACGGATCAACTCCAGCAAAAGGGTATCCTGCTGCATATCGACTCGATTACGCTGTCTCCCCGCCGCGGATGGGTCCTGCATAACCTGCGGCTGTACAGCCACTCGCCGGACAACCTGCAACCAATCATTAAAACGAAGAAACTGTACCTGAACATCCTGCCTGACCGATGGACCCGCCTGTCCGAAACCGACTGGCTGATATCCATATCCGGAACAAACATCCGTTTGTCTCCAGAGTATCAGGGGCGGGCCATCCTGCCCAACGAACATCCGCTCAGAATCATCAGCCAGTTACAGGCACACCTGTCGCTGAGCCGGAAAAACCTTCGAATCGAAAATGCCGAACTTTTATGGGGCAACACGGTCTTCAGAACATCAGGCACAATGGCATTGCCGCCCCCCATACAGCCGCTCTCCAATAATACAGCCGAATCCGACCAACAGCCGAAACCTGCTATCTGGACTCATGCTGCGGAGATTATAAAAACAGCGACAGCAATCTCCTTTGATTCGACTCCGGAGATAAACCTTCAATTTGAGATCCCTCCGGAAGGCTTCCCCCGAACGTCTGCCCAAGTCTCATTTTTCGCCTTCGGACTTCATTGGAACGACCGAGCCTATGAACAAATCGGCGGAGTATTAAGCCTGCGAAACCGAAAACTGTCTCTCGACTCTCTCAAGATCGAAGGAAATGACGGAGCATCCTTAAGCGCTTTCGGCCGCTGGGACATTCCCCGGAGAAACGCCCTGATTAACCTGAGCAACTCGCTTCCTGCCGAAGACCTGATCGACCTGCTTCCGCCAGCAGTTGCCGACAAGCTCTCTCAAACCGGGATAAGGCCATTCGGTAAACTGGAGTTTGATATTATCGCCGGTCCCGCCCAACCGGAAAAACTTCTGGAACAAGTCAATCTGCACGTACACTCCATGCAGATCACTCGAGACGATCTTTCTTTAGACCAACTTCGTTTTGATCTCACCCGGAATGGTCAACAACTTGAAGTCAACAACCTCGCAGCGATTGCAAACGGCGGCCCTGTTTCCGGAAATCTTGACATGGACCTCGGCTCCGGCGCATGGAGTGCATCCGCCGAAGGTCGGGTTTCGCCCACCCCAATCGGAAAGCTGCTGGGAGGTGAAGCTCAGGAGTGGATCGATCGGTTCGATTTCACAAATCACGTTCCGGATATCAGTATTGAATTATCGCAGGATAAAAAAGGAGATCATCTCTACTTCACAACCGCAGTCTCCGCGCAGAATTTCCTCTGTTCAGGAATTCCATTCGACACCATGAATACAACAATGGTGTACAGCAACCATACATTCTCCCTGTCTCCACTCAAAGCGACACAAGATCATCGCTCCATCAAAGGTTCGGTAAAACTCGATTTCCAGAAGAAACTGGCGTATTTCAATGCAACCAGCGAATTTGAACCGGCCGTTATCGCCCACATTATCGCGCCTTCATACCCCACAGTTTTAACCAATTTCACATTCAACGGTGTTGTTTCCTGCGCGGGCTCCGGGCGGATCGATTTCAGTGGAGGCACCAACCACGCGGCTCAGGGAACCATTCAGGCTGAATCCGTTTCCGCAGCCGGATTCACGGCAAAGTCCTTCCGCAGCCGGGTCGAAGCCCGAAACAGCCAGCTGATCTTCAGCAGCAGCTCCGCAGACCTGTTTGGCGGCCAAGCAGAAGGAACGGCCGTCTTTGACCTTCAATTTAACGACCATCAAGCCCCCTATCGGCTGGATATCGACGCAACCCGACTGGATCTGAACCAGATCGCCCGCCATGTAAGCACTAACGACTTCAGCAGCACCAAAGGCCTCGTCTCTGCCACCGTGAATATCAGTGCCGATGCTGCCGGTGGATTCTGGGAATCGGCCACGGGGTACGGCGAGGCTGAAATCGAAAAAGGTCAACTGAAAGACCTGCCGGTTCTCGGAGGGTTTTCGCGGCTGATCCGCACGACCGTTCCCGGATTCTCTCTTTTTTCCATCACCACGCTTTATTCCAAATATAAACTGCAGGATGGAACGTTTTACACCGACAACCTCGAACTCGGCGGCACACTGCTCAGCGCAACAGCTCACGGGACCTATTCGCCGACCGAAGGGCTCGATTTCATAGTCCAGGCCGAACCCCTGCGCCAAATCCGTACCGACAAGAAATGGTATATGCTTCATCTCTGGTTTGCGGATGCGCTCAAACAGGGAACGGCCCCGCTCTTCCGCCTGCTCGAATTCGAACTGAAGGGGCCGCTGAACGCCCCGAAATGGAGATTGATCAACCTGCCGAAAGAAGTCTCCCAGATCCTGCAGATGCCAGTGAAAAAATCCGACACCGAAACGGATGAACCGCCCGTGCAAACCGAAAGCCCTTAA
- the nusA gene encoding transcription termination factor NusA gives MNSELSAVVEYMERERGVSRETIIQAIESALQNVADKNTGDAEHLRVKIDRDSLDIKAFATKKVVIAVNDRYSEVSLAEARRADPSAQLDEMIEIESTPRNFGRIAAQTAKQTILQKIRQAEKSNIFEVYQDRTGEIVTGSVRRFERSTVVIDMDHGAEGVMPSKERVPTEEYEVGERIRAYIVSVKDREAGPEILLSRSHPDFVRRLFELEVSEISDGTMEIKGIAREAGYRSKVAVISHDERVDPVGACVGIRGMRVKNIVRELNGEKIDIVRWSEDIKTLVTNSLAPAKLKTIEIDEPTHTVTVTVDADQLSLAIGKRGQNARLTSKLIGWRVDIQKDEEDMDFEERVAAAVAKLAMIDGIGDEWAEKLVYAGFLSIEGVMAAEISDLLEVIEDISPEQAKALWSAAEKAYTAQHGEITE, from the coding sequence ATGAACAGCGAATTGAGTGCCGTCGTAGAATACATGGAACGTGAGCGCGGAGTCAGCCGCGAGACGATTATTCAGGCGATTGAGTCCGCCCTGCAGAATGTGGCTGACAAAAATACAGGCGATGCCGAGCACCTTCGGGTCAAAATCGACCGTGATTCTCTGGACATCAAAGCTTTTGCAACTAAAAAGGTCGTCATTGCCGTCAATGACCGTTACTCCGAGGTCAGCCTCGCCGAAGCGCGTCGCGCCGACCCTTCCGCCCAGCTTGACGAAATGATCGAGATTGAATCAACTCCCCGCAATTTCGGACGAATCGCCGCGCAAACTGCCAAACAGACCATTCTTCAGAAAATCCGTCAGGCAGAAAAAAGCAACATTTTTGAGGTTTACCAGGATCGCACCGGAGAAATCGTCACCGGTTCCGTACGTCGTTTTGAGCGCAGCACGGTTGTGATCGACATGGATCACGGCGCCGAAGGCGTCATGCCCTCCAAAGAACGTGTGCCGACCGAAGAGTATGAAGTCGGCGAACGCATTCGTGCCTACATTGTATCTGTCAAGGATCGCGAGGCCGGCCCGGAAATTCTGCTTTCCCGCAGCCATCCGGACTTTGTCCGCCGCCTGTTCGAACTCGAAGTTTCAGAAATCTCTGACGGCACTATGGAGATCAAAGGCATCGCCCGCGAAGCCGGATATCGCAGCAAAGTAGCCGTTATTTCCCACGATGAACGCGTAGATCCGGTTGGAGCCTGCGTAGGAATTCGCGGCATGCGCGTCAAAAACATTGTTCGCGAACTCAACGGCGAAAAGATCGACATTGTCCGCTGGAGCGAAGACATCAAAACGCTCGTAACCAATTCTCTGGCCCCGGCCAAACTCAAAACCATCGAAATTGATGAACCGACCCACACCGTTACTGTCACCGTCGATGCCGACCAGCTCTCGCTGGCAATCGGCAAACGCGGGCAGAACGCCCGCCTCACCTCGAAGCTGATCGGCTGGCGCGTCGACATCCAGAAGGATGAAGAAGACATGGACTTCGAAGAACGCGTTGCTGCGGCCGTTGCCAAACTGGCAATGATCGACGGCATTGGCGACGAATGGGCCGAAAAACTGGTTTACGCCGGATTCCTCAGTATTGAGGGAGTCATGGCTGCAGAAATTAGCGACCTCCTCGAAGTTATCGAGGACATCTCACCCGAACAAGCGAAGGCCCTGTGGTCTGCCGCAGAAAAAGCCTACACGGCACAACATGGTGAAATTACAGAATGA
- the infB gene encoding translation initiation factor IF-2, which produces MKVHELAVDLEVSVEELLEILGDVEIEASDGDSLLADAEVAIVCDELGFASIEEARAAKAESDAAAAAEAAKAEAKAKAEAEAAAKAAAEAKAKAEKEAAEKAAKAKAKEASAKKAAEPKPAKPEVKEVPAEEKPEPEEEEVDKTIIFPKPQVAVKELAEKMDMKPNQLIAELMRMNIFASINQDIDIKVAIQIGEKHGFTIEQKKKEKPQPKPVAEKKVHKPEPAKEKDRPEDLVTRPPIVTFMGHVDHGKTSLLDRVRKTKVVAGESGGITQHIGAYTVDMDDHKITFLDTPGHAAFTAMRARGANLTDIAVLVVAAEDGVMPQTIEAINHAKAAGVTIIIAMNKMDLPAANPDRLKQQLNEHGVMVEDWGGSIGCVPVSAETGMGIDDLLERITLEAEMLELKANNRKRATGYVIEAQMEPGMGPTATLLVRDGTLKVGDSVLCGAQYGRIKALIDCQGKKVRTAGPSYAVKCLGLTGVPGAGDEFSVCTNDKEAKQLSAEMLAEIKEQELTQAVPRNKLSLDDLFGAAGTGDIKELPVIIKCDVQGSIEAIQHSLESIKSDKVKLNILSISVGNITNSDVMLASASSAIILGFHVAKENGVTAEAKREGVEIRLYSIIYELLEEVEAAMCGLLEPELREEHLGTAEIRQVFEMGKRNKIAGCMVVQGKITSRASIRIKRKDDVIFKGSIGSLKRFQNDASEVRDGQECGIRPDNFTSFEEGDIIEAYTIEKVAQKL; this is translated from the coding sequence ATGAAAGTTCACGAACTAGCAGTAGATTTAGAAGTATCCGTCGAAGAGCTCCTTGAGATTCTCGGCGACGTTGAAATTGAGGCGTCTGATGGCGACAGCCTTCTGGCTGATGCCGAAGTAGCCATTGTTTGCGACGAACTCGGATTCGCATCCATTGAGGAGGCCCGCGCGGCCAAAGCTGAATCTGATGCCGCCGCAGCCGCCGAGGCGGCCAAAGCTGAAGCCAAAGCGAAAGCTGAGGCAGAAGCTGCAGCCAAGGCCGCTGCGGAAGCGAAAGCCAAAGCTGAAAAGGAAGCCGCAGAAAAAGCTGCAAAAGCGAAAGCCAAAGAAGCTTCGGCGAAAAAAGCAGCCGAGCCGAAACCGGCCAAACCGGAAGTCAAAGAAGTTCCGGCAGAAGAAAAACCGGAGCCTGAAGAAGAGGAAGTCGATAAAACCATCATCTTCCCAAAACCTCAGGTGGCAGTGAAAGAGCTGGCTGAAAAGATGGATATGAAGCCGAATCAGCTTATTGCCGAGCTGATGCGGATGAACATTTTCGCGTCGATCAATCAGGATATCGACATCAAAGTCGCCATCCAGATCGGTGAGAAACACGGGTTTACGATCGAACAGAAGAAGAAAGAAAAACCGCAGCCGAAACCGGTTGCGGAGAAGAAAGTTCACAAACCGGAACCGGCCAAAGAAAAAGACCGGCCCGAAGACCTCGTAACCCGCCCGCCGATTGTTACCTTCATGGGACACGTCGACCACGGCAAAACCTCCCTGCTCGACCGCGTTCGCAAAACCAAGGTCGTCGCCGGAGAGTCCGGCGGAATCACACAGCATATCGGGGCCTACACGGTCGACATGGATGACCACAAAATCACGTTCCTCGATACGCCCGGCCATGCCGCCTTTACCGCAATGCGGGCCCGCGGAGCCAACCTGACGGATATTGCCGTTCTGGTTGTGGCTGCCGAAGACGGTGTGATGCCGCAGACCATTGAAGCCATCAACCACGCAAAAGCAGCCGGCGTCACCATCATCATTGCGATGAACAAAATGGACCTGCCTGCTGCGAATCCTGATCGACTGAAGCAGCAGCTCAACGAACACGGCGTGATGGTGGAAGACTGGGGTGGATCCATTGGATGCGTTCCGGTCAGCGCAGAAACCGGTATGGGAATCGACGACCTGCTCGAGCGCATCACTCTCGAAGCTGAAATGCTCGAACTCAAAGCCAACAATCGCAAACGCGCCACCGGCTATGTGATCGAAGCGCAGATGGAGCCGGGCATGGGCCCGACCGCCACCCTGCTCGTTCGTGACGGAACACTCAAAGTCGGCGACAGCGTGCTTTGCGGAGCACAGTACGGCCGCATCAAAGCACTCATTGACTGTCAGGGCAAGAAGGTCCGCACAGCAGGTCCGTCCTACGCAGTGAAATGCCTCGGACTCACCGGCGTTCCCGGCGCAGGAGACGAATTCTCTGTCTGCACCAACGATAAAGAAGCCAAACAGCTTTCCGCTGAAATGCTTGCCGAAATCAAGGAACAGGAACTCACTCAGGCCGTTCCGCGCAACAAACTGTCCCTCGACGACCTGTTCGGCGCAGCCGGAACCGGAGATATCAAAGAACTGCCGGTGATTATCAAATGCGATGTGCAGGGATCGATTGAAGCGATCCAGCACTCACTCGAAAGCATCAAAAGCGACAAGGTTAAACTGAACATCCTGTCTATCAGCGTCGGAAATATCACCAACAGCGATGTCATGCTGGCCAGTGCATCCAGCGCCATCATCCTCGGCTTCCACGTCGCCAAAGAAAACGGCGTCACTGCAGAAGCCAAACGCGAAGGTGTTGAGATCCGCCTTTACAGTATCATCTACGAACTGCTCGAAGAAGTGGAAGCCGCCATGTGCGGATTGCTCGAACCGGAACTCCGCGAAGAGCACCTCGGAACCGCGGAGATCCGCCAGGTCTTCGAAATGGGCAAACGCAATAAGATTGCCGGCTGTATGGTTGTCCAGGGAAAAATCACTTCGCGCGCCAGCATCCGCATCAAACGCAAAGACGATGTAATCTTCAAAGGCTCGATCGGGTCGCTTAAACGCTTCCAGAACGATGCCTCTGAAGTACGCGATGGTCAGGAATGCGGGATCCGTCCGGACAACTTCACCAGCTTCGAGGAAGGCGACATCATCGAAGCCTACACAATCGAAAAAGTTGCCCAGAAGCTGTAA
- the rbfA gene encoding 30S ribosome-binding factor RbfA, whose protein sequence is MASGRIIRVNELLKREIAADILRLFSNSRFDTGSITVTRVETAPDLRDANVSISIFGHEEERTEMIRFLNHHRKEVQARLSKNVKIKYTPRLHFKHDSSLEDGDRVLGILESLDIPDEEDTPDA, encoded by the coding sequence ATGGCCAGCGGACGCATCATTCGGGTGAACGAACTGCTTAAGCGGGAAATCGCTGCAGATATTCTTCGCCTGTTCTCGAACAGTCGATTCGATACCGGATCGATCACGGTCACGCGCGTGGAAACCGCGCCTGATTTGCGCGACGCCAACGTCTCCATTTCCATTTTCGGACATGAGGAAGAACGGACGGAGATGATCCGGTTTCTCAATCATCACCGTAAAGAGGTGCAGGCCCGGCTGAGTAAAAACGTTAAAATCAAATACACGCCCCGACTGCACTTCAAGCACGACAGCTCGCTGGAAGATGGCGATCGTGTACTCGGGATTCTTGAATCCCTCGACATCCCCGACGAAGAGGATACCCCTGATGCGTAA
- the truB gene encoding tRNA pseudouridine(55) synthase TruB → MRKRNPHQPDPDGVLLIDKPQEWTSHDAVAKIRNFFQLNKVGHGGTLDPNATGLIAILIGRGTKLSQRVMSGDKTYEGEILFGVETNSQDTDGEIVAEKDPSGITEELLRKEMRAAVGDQMQVPPMVSAIKKDGVPLYKLARKGQEIEREPRFVHIYKFTLDSFEPPRATFEVKCTKGTYVRTIAHDLGQRLGCGACLSQLRRTQSGNFDISKAWKLDEILTWDRDQLAANMISMDQI, encoded by the coding sequence ATGCGTAAACGCAACCCGCACCAGCCCGACCCGGACGGTGTTCTGCTGATTGACAAACCTCAGGAGTGGACATCGCACGACGCCGTTGCGAAGATCCGCAATTTTTTTCAGCTCAACAAAGTGGGCCACGGCGGCACGCTTGATCCCAACGCCACCGGACTGATTGCCATCCTGATCGGTCGCGGCACAAAGCTGTCGCAGCGGGTCATGAGCGGCGATAAAACCTATGAAGGCGAAATCCTGTTCGGAGTCGAAACTAATTCGCAGGACACAGACGGCGAAATTGTGGCCGAAAAAGATCCTTCCGGAATCACCGAAGAGCTGCTGCGCAAAGAAATGCGCGCCGCGGTCGGCGATCAGATGCAGGTCCCCCCGATGGTTTCCGCCATCAAAAAAGATGGGGTTCCGCTCTATAAACTGGCCCGCAAAGGTCAGGAGATCGAACGCGAACCGCGTTTTGTCCATATCTATAAATTCACACTGGACAGCTTTGAGCCGCCACGCGCCACCTTTGAGGTCAAATGCACCAAAGGGACCTACGTGCGTACCATTGCTCATGACCTCGGACAACGCCTCGGCTGCGGAGCCTGCCTTTCGCAGCTGCGCCGAACGCAGTCCGGCAATTTTGATATTTCCAAGGCTTGGAAACTGGATGAGATCCTCACCTGGGACCGCGACCAGCTTGCGGCAAACATGATCTCGATGGATCAGATTTAG
- a CDS encoding bifunctional riboflavin kinase/FAD synthetase, producing the protein MLIVTDISKTSSGNKPIILAMGCFDGVHLGHQKVISTAVEQAAELGGEAWVYTFDPHPAKVLVPEKAPPLISAKPCRLRKVEDLGVSGVIETPFTREFAALSPEDFLNDLIAKAPQLAGIVCGEDWSFGHRASGNFQTLETFGKTHGFKATAVSPLMDGDKKISSSTIRKDLAAGNIPDAARLLGRPFTLFGKVVSGKKIGRELGFPTANIDPLNELIPGNGVYAARTLTNGTWVDSAVFIGNRETFGCHQHVIESYLIGFNGDLYGKDLEVVLIEKIRGVSPFPSREALIEQIEKDVAQIRKLLVKNSNF; encoded by the coding sequence ATGTTGATCGTCACAGATATTTCAAAGACATCCTCCGGTAACAAGCCGATCATTCTTGCGATGGGCTGCTTTGACGGAGTTCACCTCGGCCACCAGAAAGTCATTTCAACCGCCGTCGAACAAGCCGCCGAACTGGGCGGAGAAGCCTGGGTCTACACATTCGATCCTCACCCGGCAAAAGTGCTCGTTCCCGAAAAAGCTCCGCCGCTGATCAGTGCTAAACCCTGCCGTCTTCGCAAAGTGGAGGATTTAGGCGTCAGCGGCGTTATCGAAACGCCGTTTACCCGCGAATTCGCCGCGCTGTCTCCGGAAGACTTTCTTAACGATCTGATTGCAAAAGCCCCGCAACTGGCCGGCATTGTCTGCGGAGAAGACTGGTCGTTCGGGCATCGGGCATCGGGCAATTTCCAAACATTGGAAACATTTGGAAAAACACACGGGTTTAAAGCCACAGCAGTTTCTCCACTGATGGACGGCGATAAAAAAATATCCAGCTCAACAATCCGCAAAGATCTTGCCGCCGGGAATATTCCTGATGCAGCCAGACTGCTGGGCCGGCCCTTTACCCTCTTTGGAAAAGTTGTCTCCGGAAAAAAAATCGGACGCGAACTGGGCTTTCCCACAGCAAACATCGATCCACTCAACGAACTTATTCCCGGCAATGGAGTGTATGCCGCGCGCACCCTGACGAACGGAACCTGGGTTGACAGCGCAGTCTTCATCGGAAACCGGGAAACATTCGGCTGCCATCAGCACGTCATCGAATCCTATCTGATCGGTTTCAACGGGGATCTCTATGGAAAAGATCTGGAAGTGGTCCTGATTGAAAAAATCCGAGGCGTAAGCCCGTTTCCCTCCCGGGAAGCACTCATTGAACAGATCGAAAAAGATGTGGCGCAAATCCGGAAACTCCTCGTAAAAAACAGCAACTTCTGA